A stretch of the Agromyces larvae genome encodes the following:
- the dxs gene encoding 1-deoxy-D-xylulose-5-phosphate synthase, with amino-acid sequence MTLLETIAGPRDLDALTREQLDRLADEIREHLVRNVAKTGGHLGPNLGVVEMTIAIHRVFQSPKDAIVFDTGHQSYVHKLLTGRQDLSTLRQAGGLSGYPQRSESEHDIVESSHASSSLSWADGISKAFEMTGQDDRHVVAVVGDGALTGGMTWEALNNISDDNTRNLVIVVNDNGRSYAPTIGGMARFLNSVRTNRSYRNLHLSSSRAFERLGSPAKALYRGVRGGLHGFLSRFSGNEALYSNLDIKYVGPVDGHDEHAMEAALRQAKNYGAPVIVHAITEKGRGYEPALRDVADQFHAVGQIDPETGESLETSGAQSWTSVFSDALVALAERDPKLVGITAAMLRPTGLHRFAERFPERVFDVGIAEQHAVTSAAGLAFGGLHPIVAVYATFMNRAFDQVLMDVALHRAGVTFVLDRAGVTGPDGPSHHGVWDLSILQVVPGIRIAAPRDSVRLVEELGEAVAVDDAPTVLRFPKGAVGVEYSAVRRTDDGVDVLVESDRRDVLLVTVGPMAGIGLEVAERLEAQGIGATVVDPRWVVPVPRSIIELAAQYRIVVSLEDGVRVGGIGTRIRQDLRGANVDTAVTELGLPDEFLDHGSRGEILERVGLTPQQIAQDVTAMVLGTKLPHARGASGDTGAQPIIEHAKK; translated from the coding sequence ATGACCCTCCTCGAGACGATCGCTGGTCCTCGCGACCTCGATGCACTCACGAGGGAGCAGCTCGACCGGCTCGCCGACGAGATCCGCGAGCACCTCGTTCGCAACGTCGCCAAGACGGGCGGGCATCTCGGGCCGAACCTGGGCGTGGTCGAGATGACGATCGCGATCCACCGGGTGTTCCAGTCGCCCAAGGACGCCATCGTCTTCGACACCGGCCATCAGTCGTACGTGCATAAGCTGCTGACCGGCCGGCAGGACTTGTCCACGTTGCGGCAGGCGGGCGGGCTGTCGGGGTATCCGCAGCGCTCCGAGTCCGAGCACGACATCGTCGAGTCCTCGCACGCCTCCAGCTCGCTGAGCTGGGCCGACGGCATCTCGAAGGCGTTCGAGATGACCGGCCAGGACGACCGCCACGTCGTCGCGGTCGTCGGCGACGGGGCACTGACCGGCGGCATGACGTGGGAGGCGCTGAACAACATCTCCGACGACAACACCCGCAACCTGGTGATCGTCGTGAACGACAACGGTCGGTCGTACGCGCCGACCATCGGCGGCATGGCTCGGTTCCTCAACTCGGTGCGCACGAACCGCTCGTACCGCAACCTGCACCTGTCGAGCAGTCGCGCGTTCGAGCGTCTGGGCTCGCCGGCCAAGGCGCTGTACCGCGGCGTGCGCGGCGGCCTGCACGGCTTCCTGTCCCGGTTCAGCGGCAATGAAGCGCTCTACTCGAACCTCGACATCAAGTACGTCGGCCCCGTCGACGGGCACGACGAGCACGCCATGGAGGCGGCGCTTCGGCAGGCCAAGAACTACGGCGCGCCGGTGATCGTGCACGCGATCACCGAGAAGGGGCGCGGCTACGAACCGGCGCTGCGAGACGTCGCCGACCAGTTCCACGCCGTCGGGCAGATCGACCCCGAGACGGGCGAGTCGCTCGAGACATCCGGCGCCCAGAGCTGGACGAGCGTGTTCAGCGACGCGCTCGTCGCCCTCGCCGAGCGTGACCCGAAGCTGGTCGGCATCACCGCGGCGATGCTGCGGCCCACCGGGTTGCACCGGTTCGCCGAACGATTCCCCGAGCGGGTATTCGACGTCGGCATCGCCGAGCAGCATGCGGTCACGAGCGCGGCGGGCCTCGCCTTCGGCGGGCTCCATCCGATCGTCGCGGTGTACGCGACGTTCATGAACCGCGCCTTCGATCAGGTCCTGATGGATGTCGCGCTGCACCGCGCGGGCGTGACCTTCGTGCTCGACCGGGCCGGCGTCACGGGCCCCGACGGCCCGAGCCATCACGGCGTGTGGGATCTGTCGATCCTGCAGGTCGTGCCGGGCATCCGCATCGCCGCGCCGCGCGACTCGGTGCGACTCGTCGAAGAGCTGGGCGAGGCGGTCGCCGTCGACGACGCTCCGACCGTGCTGCGGTTCCCGAAGGGCGCGGTGGGCGTCGAGTACTCCGCGGTTCGACGCACCGACGACGGCGTCGACGTGCTCGTGGAGTCCGACCGCCGCGATGTGCTGCTCGTCACGGTCGGCCCGATGGCCGGCATCGGTCTCGAGGTCGCCGAACGGCTCGAGGCGCAGGGCATCGGTGCGACGGTCGTCGACCCGCGCTGGGTGGTTCCGGTGCCGCGCAGCATCATCGAGCTCGCGGCCCAGTACCGCATCGTGGTGAGTCTCGAAGACGGCGTCCGCGTCGGCGGCATCGGCACGCGGATCCGCCAGGATCTGCGCGGGGCGAACGTCGACACCGCCGTGACCGAGCTGGGCCTGCCCGACGAGTTCCTCGATCACGGCTCGCGCGGTGAGATCCTCGAGCGGGTGGGGCTCACCCCGCAGCAGATCGCACAGGATGTCACGGCGATGGTGCTCGGCACGAAACTGCCGCACGCCCGCGGCGCATCGGGTGACACCGGCGCGCAGCCGATCATCGAGCACGCGAAGAAGTAG
- a CDS encoding DUF3710 domain-containing protein encodes MSDIESAAGAEPVAEQPKSAPADRATAGPLDESEANPVRPYVDLGGVKVLPREGLHLRLEVEEGSKRVVAVGLDYANSTLQVQPFAAPRSSGLWHEIRLQIAEQIARQGGTTTVREGAFGPELLAQVPVAATDSAPGHMRLARFVGVDGPRWFLRGVIAGEAAVEPNAAAQVEDLFRSIVVVRGTTPMPPRDLIPLRMPTGAAGGPAR; translated from the coding sequence GTGAGCGATATCGAGAGCGCGGCGGGCGCGGAGCCCGTCGCAGAGCAGCCGAAGTCGGCACCGGCCGACCGGGCGACCGCAGGGCCGCTCGACGAATCCGAGGCCAACCCGGTTCGGCCCTACGTCGATCTGGGCGGGGTGAAGGTGCTGCCCCGTGAGGGGTTGCACCTCCGGCTCGAGGTCGAGGAGGGCTCCAAGCGCGTGGTCGCGGTCGGTCTCGACTACGCGAACTCCACGTTGCAGGTGCAGCCGTTCGCGGCGCCCCGGTCGAGCGGCCTGTGGCACGAGATCCGTCTCCAGATCGCCGAGCAGATCGCCCGGCAGGGCGGGACGACGACCGTTCGCGAGGGTGCCTTCGGGCCCGAACTGCTCGCCCAGGTGCCGGTCGCGGCCACGGATTCGGCGCCCGGGCACATGCGTCTGGCCCGGTTCGTCGGCGTGGACGGTCCGCGGTGGTTCCTGCGCGGCGTGATCGCCGGCGAGGCGGCGGTCGAGCCGAACGCGGCGGCGCAGGTGGAGGATCTCTTCCGCTCCATCGTCGTGGTGCGCGGCACCACCCCCATGCCCCCGCGCGACCTCATCCCGCTTCGCATGCCGACCGGCGCAGCCGGCGGGCCGGCGCGGTAG
- a CDS encoding 3-hydroxyacyl-CoA dehydrogenase NAD-binding domain-containing protein — protein MTDYSKIDFSDLAAAFEGDEVVTHSYVRDIRLASGKTLALITLDNGRDHTRPSTLGPVTLLELNEKLDELKVRAAAGEIQAVAITGKPYFLAAGADLSKVGEVPSRDIALKMGQLGHFVLGKLGELGVPSFCFINGLALGGGVEIALNSDYRTLDASAPAIALPEVFLGIIPGWGGAYLLPNLIGIENALKVVVENPLKNNRMLKAKEAFDLGIADVMFAPVNFLEDSLKWADGVLSGSVNVKRPNQPGKLEKLAKWDVAISIARKAIEGKLGTTAKSPYRALDLLKAAKSGTKAEGFEREDEALADLVSGDQFVASIYAFNLVQKRAKRPAGAPDKSLARKVTKVGIIGAGLMASQFALLFVRRLQVPVVITDLDQARVDKGLAYITDEIGKLEQKGRIDADEANRLRALVSGTTDKADFADCDWVIEAVFEDLAVKQQVFAEVEPHLSETAILATNTSSLSVEQIGANLAHPERLVGFHFFNPVAVMPLLEIVKAPKTDDETLATAFATAAKLRKSAVLTADAPGFVVNRLLAKVMGEAARAVDEGTPVPVVEKALAPIGLPMGPFELIDLVGWAVAAHVQDTMVREFPERFYSSENLHALAKLGGPVVEKDKHGKVTDLTKDAKKAITVGKTPVDEATILRRVEDELAREIKLMLDEQVVAAAEDIDLCLVLGAGWPFQAGGATPYLDRVGASERAFGDTFHHPVIRGVGA, from the coding sequence ATGACCGACTACTCGAAGATCGACTTCTCCGACCTGGCGGCCGCGTTCGAGGGCGACGAGGTCGTCACGCACTCCTACGTGCGCGACATCCGCCTCGCCTCGGGCAAGACGCTCGCCCTGATCACCCTCGACAACGGTCGCGACCACACGCGTCCGTCGACGCTCGGCCCGGTGACGCTGCTCGAGCTGAACGAGAAGCTCGACGAGCTGAAGGTGCGCGCCGCGGCCGGCGAGATCCAGGCCGTCGCGATCACGGGCAAGCCGTACTTCCTCGCCGCGGGTGCCGACCTCTCGAAGGTCGGCGAGGTCCCGAGCCGCGACATCGCGCTGAAGATGGGGCAGCTCGGCCACTTCGTGCTCGGCAAGCTCGGCGAGCTCGGCGTGCCGTCGTTCTGCTTCATCAACGGGCTCGCGCTCGGCGGCGGGGTCGAGATCGCGCTGAACAGCGACTATCGCACCCTGGATGCCTCGGCGCCGGCGATCGCCCTGCCCGAGGTGTTCCTCGGCATCATCCCGGGCTGGGGCGGCGCATACCTGCTGCCGAACCTGATCGGCATCGAGAACGCCCTGAAGGTCGTCGTCGAGAACCCGCTGAAGAACAACCGGATGCTGAAGGCGAAGGAGGCGTTCGATCTCGGCATCGCCGACGTCATGTTCGCGCCCGTCAACTTCCTCGAAGACTCGCTGAAGTGGGCCGACGGCGTGCTGTCGGGCTCGGTGAACGTGAAGCGCCCGAACCAGCCCGGCAAGCTCGAGAAGCTCGCCAAGTGGGACGTGGCGATCAGCATCGCGCGGAAGGCCATCGAGGGCAAGCTCGGCACGACGGCGAAGTCGCCGTACCGGGCGCTCGACCTGCTGAAGGCCGCCAAGAGCGGCACGAAGGCCGAGGGCTTCGAGCGCGAGGACGAGGCGCTCGCCGACCTCGTGTCGGGCGACCAGTTCGTGGCATCCATCTACGCGTTCAACCTCGTGCAGAAGCGCGCGAAGCGACCCGCCGGCGCACCCGACAAGTCGCTGGCCCGCAAGGTCACGAAGGTCGGCATCATCGGCGCGGGGCTCATGGCGAGCCAGTTCGCGCTGCTGTTCGTGCGCCGCCTGCAGGTGCCGGTGGTCATCACCGACCTCGACCAGGCGCGCGTCGACAAGGGGCTCGCGTACATCACCGACGAGATCGGCAAGCTCGAGCAGAAGGGCCGCATCGACGCCGACGAGGCGAATCGTCTGCGTGCGCTGGTCTCGGGCACGACCGACAAGGCCGACTTCGCCGACTGCGACTGGGTCATCGAGGCGGTCTTCGAAGACCTCGCGGTGAAGCAGCAGGTGTTCGCCGAAGTCGAGCCGCACCTCTCCGAGACGGCGATCCTCGCGACGAACACGTCGTCGCTGTCGGTCGAGCAGATCGGCGCGAACCTGGCGCACCCCGAGCGTCTGGTCGGCTTCCACTTCTTCAACCCGGTCGCGGTCATGCCGCTGCTCGAGATCGTGAAGGCGCCGAAGACCGACGACGAGACCCTCGCGACCGCGTTCGCGACCGCGGCGAAGTTGCGCAAGAGCGCGGTGCTCACGGCGGATGCCCCGGGCTTCGTGGTGAACCGGCTGCTCGCGAAGGTCATGGGCGAGGCGGCGCGCGCCGTCGACGAGGGCACCCCGGTGCCCGTCGTCGAGAAGGCGCTCGCACCGATCGGCCTGCCGATGGGCCCGTTCGAGCTCATCGACCTCGTCGGCTGGGCGGTCGCCGCGCACGTGCAGGACACGATGGTGCGCGAGTTCCCCGAGCGGTTCTACTCGTCTGAGAACCTGCACGCGCTCGCGAAGCTCGGCGGCCCGGTCGTCGAGAAGGACAAGCACGGCAAGGTCACCGACCTCACGAAGGACGCGAAGAAGGCGATCACGGTCGGCAAGACGCCGGTCGACGAGGCGACGATCCTGCGCCGCGTCGAGGACGAGCTGGCTCGCGAGATCAAGCTCATGCTCGACGAGCAGGTCGTGGCTGCGGCCGAGGACATCGACCTGTGCCTGGTGCTCGGCGCCGGCTGGCCGTTCCAGGCGGGCGGCGCGACGCCGTACCTCGACCGCGTCGGTGCCTCCGAGCGCGCGTTCGGCGACACGTTCCACCACCCGGTGATCCGCGGCGTCGGCGCGTAA
- the acnA gene encoding aconitate hydratase AcnA codes for MSAVNSFGAKDTLHVGEKAYEIFRIDTVPGYEKLPFSLKVLLENLLRTEDGANVTKQQIEALGSWVPSAEPDTEIQFTPARVVMQDFTGVPCIVDLATMREAVTALGGDPNKINPLSPAEMVIDHSVIADLFGTENALERNVEIEYERNGERYQFLRWGQTAFDDFKVVPPGTGIVHQVNIEHLAKVVYDRVSTSSTGEEVLRAYPDTCVGTDSHTTMVNGLGVLGWGVGGIEAEAAMLGQPVSMLIPRVVGFKLTGEIPAGVTATDVVLTITDMLRKHGVVGKFVEFYGAGVASVPLANRATIGNMSPEFGSTAAIFPIDDVTLDYLRLTGRDEQTVALVEAYAKAQSLWHDADREPNFSEYLELDLGTVVPSIAGPKRPQDRILLSEAKTQFEQDILNYATPSTTHDIVDLESKHSFPASDPGAVPGDEEPDTREVHIASGAPAAASKPVKVTPPEGAPYLLDNGAVTLAAITSCTNTSNPSVMIAAGLLAKKAVDKGLKRKPWVKTTLGPGSKVVTDYYEKSGLDKALEGLDFYTVGYGCTICIGNSGPLIEEVSAAINDHDLAVTAVLSGNRNFEGRISPDVKMNYLASPPLVVAYALAGSMHFDFETDSLGKDTDGNDVYLKDIWPSPDEVQEIIDSSISRDQFITQYATVFDGDDRWKNLPTPTGPVFEWDTNSTYVRKAPYFDGMQMELTPVTDISGARVMATLGDSVTTDHISPAGSIKAGTPAAQYLTEHGVAQKDFNSFGSRRGNHEVMIRGTFANIRLKNELVAAVNDGQIVEGGFTRDFTQAGGPQSYIYDACMNYQAQGTPLVVFGGKEYGSGSSRDWAAKGTSLLGVKAVITESFERIHRSNLIGMGVVPLQFPAGESWKSLGLDGTEIVSITGLEQLNEGVTPKTVRVVAEPSEFSPEGKQTVEFDAVVRIDTPGEADYYRNGGILQYVLRSLV; via the coding sequence GTGTCTGCAGTGAACAGTTTCGGGGCGAAGGACACGCTCCACGTCGGCGAGAAGGCCTATGAGATCTTCCGCATCGACACCGTCCCCGGCTACGAGAAGCTGCCCTTCAGCTTGAAGGTGCTGCTCGAGAACCTGCTGCGCACCGAGGACGGTGCGAACGTCACCAAGCAGCAGATCGAAGCGCTCGGCTCATGGGTGCCCAGTGCCGAGCCCGACACCGAGATCCAGTTCACGCCGGCGCGCGTGGTCATGCAGGACTTCACCGGTGTTCCCTGCATCGTCGACCTCGCGACCATGCGCGAGGCGGTCACCGCACTCGGCGGCGACCCGAACAAGATCAACCCGCTCTCGCCCGCCGAGATGGTCATCGACCACTCGGTCATCGCCGACCTCTTCGGCACCGAGAACGCCCTCGAGCGCAACGTCGAGATCGAGTACGAGCGCAACGGCGAGCGCTACCAGTTCCTGCGCTGGGGCCAGACCGCGTTCGACGACTTCAAGGTCGTGCCGCCCGGCACCGGCATCGTGCACCAGGTCAACATCGAGCACCTGGCCAAGGTCGTCTACGACCGGGTCTCGACGAGCTCGACCGGCGAAGAGGTGCTCCGCGCCTACCCCGACACCTGCGTCGGCACCGACTCGCACACCACCATGGTCAACGGCCTCGGTGTGCTCGGCTGGGGCGTCGGCGGCATCGAGGCCGAGGCCGCGATGCTCGGCCAGCCCGTTTCGATGCTCATCCCGCGGGTCGTGGGCTTCAAGCTGACCGGCGAGATCCCCGCCGGCGTGACCGCGACCGACGTGGTGCTCACGATCACCGACATGCTGCGCAAGCACGGCGTGGTCGGCAAGTTCGTCGAGTTCTACGGCGCAGGCGTGGCCTCGGTGCCGCTGGCCAACCGCGCCACCATCGGCAACATGAGCCCCGAGTTCGGCTCGACCGCCGCGATCTTCCCGATCGACGACGTCACGCTCGACTACCTGCGGCTCACCGGCCGCGACGAGCAGACCGTCGCGCTCGTCGAGGCGTACGCCAAGGCGCAGTCGCTCTGGCACGACGCCGATCGCGAGCCGAACTTCAGCGAGTACCTGGAGCTCGACCTCGGCACCGTCGTGCCGTCGATCGCCGGCCCGAAGCGCCCTCAGGACCGCATCCTCCTCTCCGAGGCGAAGACGCAGTTCGAGCAGGACATCCTGAACTACGCGACGCCGTCGACCACGCACGACATCGTCGACCTCGAGTCGAAGCACTCGTTCCCGGCATCCGACCCGGGCGCCGTCCCCGGCGACGAGGAGCCCGACACCCGCGAGGTGCACATCGCCAGCGGCGCGCCCGCTGCGGCATCGAAGCCGGTCAAGGTCACGCCGCCCGAGGGCGCGCCGTACCTGCTCGACAACGGTGCGGTCACCCTCGCAGCGATCACGTCGTGCACGAACACCTCGAACCCGTCGGTCATGATCGCGGCGGGTCTGCTCGCCAAGAAGGCGGTCGACAAGGGCCTGAAGCGCAAGCCGTGGGTCAAGACCACGCTCGGCCCGGGCTCGAAGGTCGTCACCGACTACTACGAGAAGTCGGGTCTCGACAAGGCGCTCGAAGGCCTCGACTTCTACACCGTCGGCTACGGCTGCACGATCTGCATCGGCAACTCCGGCCCGCTGATCGAAGAGGTCTCGGCCGCGATCAACGACCACGACCTCGCGGTCACCGCGGTGCTCTCGGGCAACCGCAACTTCGAGGGCCGCATCAGCCCCGACGTGAAGATGAACTACCTCGCCTCGCCGCCCCTCGTGGTGGCGTACGCGCTGGCCGGCTCGATGCACTTCGACTTCGAGACCGACTCGCTCGGCAAGGACACCGACGGCAACGACGTCTACCTGAAGGACATCTGGCCCTCGCCCGACGAGGTGCAGGAGATCATCGACTCGTCGATCTCGCGCGACCAGTTCATCACCCAGTACGCCACCGTGTTCGACGGCGACGACCGCTGGAAGAACCTGCCCACGCCGACCGGCCCGGTCTTCGAGTGGGACACGAACTCGACCTACGTGCGCAAGGCGCCGTACTTCGACGGCATGCAGATGGAGCTCACCCCGGTGACCGACATCTCGGGTGCGCGCGTGATGGCGACCCTCGGCGACTCGGTCACGACCGACCACATCTCGCCCGCGGGCAGCATCAAGGCCGGCACCCCGGCTGCGCAGTACCTCACCGAGCACGGGGTCGCCCAGAAGGACTTCAACTCGTTCGGCTCGCGCCGCGGCAACCACGAGGTGATGATCCGCGGCACCTTCGCGAACATCCGGCTGAAGAACGAGCTGGTCGCGGCGGTCAACGACGGCCAGATCGTCGAGGGCGGCTTCACCCGCGACTTCACCCAGGCCGGCGGCCCACAGTCGTACATCTACGACGCGTGCATGAACTACCAGGCCCAGGGCACCCCGCTCGTCGTGTTCGGCGGCAAGGAGTACGGTTCGGGTTCGTCGCGCGACTGGGCGGCCAAGGGCACCAGCCTGCTGGGCGTCAAGGCGGTCATCACCGAGAGCTTCGAGCGGATCCACCGTTCGAACCTCATCGGCATGGGCGTCGTGCCGCTGCAGTTCCCGGCCGGCGAGAGCTGGAAGTCGCTCGGGCTCGACGGCACCGAGATCGTGTCGATCACGGGCCTCGAGCAGCTGAACGAGGGCGTCACCCCGAAGACGGTGCGCGTCGTCGCCGAGCCGAGCGAGTTCTCGCCCGAGGGCAAGCAGACCGTCGAGTTCGACGCGGTCGTGCGCATCGACACGCCGGGTGAAGCCGACTACTACCGCAACGGCGGCATCCTGCAGTACGTGCTGCGTTCGCTGGTCTGA
- the dut gene encoding dUTP diphosphatase: MTESVEVLITADRVPGYAHPGDAGADLHAAESLVLQPGERATVGTGVSIALPDGYVAFVVPRSGLAFKHGITIVNAPGTVDAGYRGEIKVALLNTDRTEPYAIEAGDRIAQVVVMPVSRARFIEVERLPGSHRGEGGFGSTGFGEQAKEVSA, from the coding sequence GTGACCGAATCCGTCGAGGTGCTCATCACAGCTGACCGCGTGCCCGGGTACGCCCACCCGGGCGACGCCGGCGCCGACCTGCACGCCGCCGAGTCGCTGGTGCTGCAGCCGGGCGAGCGCGCGACGGTGGGCACGGGCGTGTCCATCGCGCTGCCCGACGGCTACGTCGCCTTCGTGGTGCCGCGTTCGGGCCTCGCGTTCAAGCACGGCATCACGATCGTGAACGCGCCGGGCACGGTCGACGCCGGCTATCGCGGCGAGATCAAGGTCGCACTGTTGAACACCGACCGCACCGAGCCGTACGCCATCGAGGCGGGCGACCGCATCGCCCAGGTCGTGGTGATGCCGGTGTCGCGGGCGCGGTTCATCGAGGTGGAACGGCTGCCGGGCAGCCACCGTGGCGAGGGGGGATTCGGCTCGACCGGGTTCGGGGAGCAGGCAAAGGAAGTGAGCGCGTGA
- a CDS encoding DUF3159 domain-containing protein yields the protein MTDDELRSGAPDASSEPRSGADPDTRAELARQFEAAAERSGLGALARDEKLSARDVLGAVGGVRGILEALLPGLVFLVVYSVLTSIVGQDAQQALVPALASSVGLAVVFTIARVVVKGQPTQAIAGLVGVLLSAALALWTGDARDNYVLGFITNAAYAIGLAVSMLVKWPAIGIVVGFLTGEGTAWRRDRREYRIAQFLTLVWTGFFVARLVVQVPLYLADNVPALGVTRLLMGVPLYALMLVFTWLVVRATRRPGARSGAADAE from the coding sequence ATGACCGACGACGAGCTGCGGTCGGGCGCTCCGGATGCCTCGTCCGAGCCGCGATCCGGGGCCGACCCCGACACCCGCGCCGAACTGGCCCGCCAGTTCGAGGCCGCTGCCGAACGATCCGGCCTGGGCGCGCTCGCGCGCGACGAGAAGCTGAGCGCGCGCGACGTGCTCGGCGCGGTCGGCGGCGTGCGCGGCATCCTCGAAGCGCTGCTGCCCGGCCTCGTCTTCCTCGTCGTGTACTCGGTGCTGACGAGCATCGTCGGCCAGGACGCGCAGCAGGCGCTGGTGCCGGCGCTCGCCTCCTCGGTCGGCCTCGCCGTCGTGTTCACGATCGCGCGCGTGGTCGTGAAGGGCCAGCCGACGCAGGCGATCGCCGGGCTCGTCGGCGTCCTGTTGTCGGCGGCGCTCGCCCTCTGGACCGGAGACGCCCGCGACAACTACGTGCTCGGATTCATCACGAACGCGGCGTACGCGATCGGGCTCGCGGTGTCCATGCTGGTGAAGTGGCCGGCGATCGGCATTGTCGTGGGGTTCCTCACCGGCGAGGGCACCGCGTGGCGCCGCGATCGGCGCGAGTACCGCATCGCCCAGTTCCTCACCCTCGTGTGGACCGGCTTCTTCGTGGCCAGGCTCGTGGTGCAGGTGCCCCTCTACCTCGCCGACAACGTGCCGGCGCTCGGCGTCACCCGCCTGCTCATGGGCGTGCCGTTGTACGCCCTGATGCTCGTCTTCACATGGCTCGTCGTCCGCGCGACCCGCCGGCCGGGCGCCCGGTCGGGCGCCGCCGACGCCGAGTGA
- a CDS encoding TetR/AcrR family transcriptional regulator — protein sequence MFSSETDGPLSKRERTRAQLREIALRSFRERGYDATTIRRIADEAGVSVGTTHYHFPSKHHLVQELYLDVQEAHRAAAAPLLADTDDLVERLRIVFLTGLDGLGPFHPFAPEFLSAAVSPRSPINPLSAESAPALGIVRELFATAVAGSSQQLPDEFAERLPDALVLAHLLLALFWVYDRSPGQERSRRLVDRGLRLLKSALPLVRVPILRAPLRELLDLVGEVRA from the coding sequence ATGTTCAGTTCTGAGACGGATGGCCCGCTGTCCAAGCGCGAACGCACCCGTGCACAGCTGCGCGAGATCGCCCTGCGCTCGTTCCGCGAGCGCGGCTACGACGCGACGACGATCCGGCGCATCGCCGACGAGGCCGGCGTATCGGTGGGCACCACCCACTACCACTTCCCGTCGAAGCACCACCTCGTGCAAGAGCTCTACCTCGACGTGCAGGAGGCGCACCGGGCCGCGGCCGCACCTCTCCTCGCGGACACCGACGACCTCGTCGAGCGGCTTCGGATCGTCTTCCTCACCGGGCTCGACGGGCTGGGGCCGTTCCACCCGTTCGCGCCCGAGTTCCTCTCGGCCGCGGTCTCGCCGCGCTCCCCCATCAACCCGCTGTCGGCCGAGTCGGCGCCCGCGCTCGGCATCGTGCGCGAGCTGTTCGCGACCGCGGTGGCCGGCAGCTCGCAGCAGTTGCCCGACGAGTTCGCCGAGCGACTCCCCGACGCGCTCGTGCTCGCGCACCTGCTGCTGGCCCTGTTCTGGGTCTACGACCGCTCCCCCGGGCAGGAACGCAGTCGTCGGCTCGTCGACCGCGGACTGAGGCTGCTGAAGTCGGCGCTGCCGCTCGTGCGCGTGCCGATCCTGCGGGCACCGCTGCGCGAGCTGCTCGACCTCGTCGGCGAGGTGCGGGCGTGA
- a CDS encoding thiolase family protein — translation MAERADVVFVDGVRTPFGRAGEKGMYWNTRADDLVVKAISGLLERNPNLPKERVDEVAVAATTQTGDQGLTLGRSAAILAGLPMTTPGYAIDRMCAGAMTAVTTSGSGIAFGQYDVVIAGGVEHMGHHPMGEGADPNPRFVAEKLVAPDALNMGNTAERLHDRFPELTKERSDRFGMLSQQKVQAAYDRGDIQPDLVPVAIRSEQGWGLATEDEGRRPETTLEGLATLKTPFRPHGRVTAGNASPLTDGATAAILASGTAVKELGLTAKMRMVSFGFAGVEPEVMGIGPIPSTERALKNAGLKIDDIGLFELNEAFAVQVLSFLDHFGIADDDPRVNPWGGAIAIGHPLAASGVRLMTQLARQFQQHPEVRYGLTAMCVGLGQGGSVIWENPHHKHYGKGR, via the coding sequence GTGGCTGAACGAGCTGACGTCGTATTCGTCGACGGGGTCCGAACCCCGTTCGGGCGGGCCGGCGAAAAGGGCATGTACTGGAACACCCGGGCCGACGACCTCGTGGTCAAGGCGATCTCGGGTCTCCTCGAGCGAAACCCCAACCTGCCGAAGGAGCGGGTCGACGAGGTCGCGGTCGCTGCGACGACGCAGACCGGCGACCAGGGTCTGACCCTCGGCCGCTCGGCGGCGATCCTCGCGGGCCTGCCGATGACCACCCCCGGGTACGCGATCGACCGCATGTGCGCGGGCGCGATGACCGCGGTGACGACCTCCGGGTCCGGCATCGCGTTCGGCCAGTACGACGTCGTCATCGCCGGCGGCGTCGAGCACATGGGCCATCACCCGATGGGCGAGGGCGCCGACCCCAACCCCCGATTCGTCGCCGAGAAGCTCGTCGCCCCCGACGCGCTCAATATGGGCAACACCGCCGAGCGGCTGCACGACCGGTTCCCCGAGCTCACCAAGGAGCGCAGCGACCGCTTCGGCATGCTGAGCCAGCAGAAGGTGCAGGCCGCCTACGACCGCGGCGACATCCAGCCCGATCTCGTCCCGGTTGCGATCCGCTCCGAGCAGGGCTGGGGCCTCGCCACCGAGGACGAGGGCCGCCGCCCCGAGACCACGCTCGAGGGCCTCGCGACCCTGAAGACGCCGTTCCGCCCGCATGGCCGGGTGACCGCGGGCAACGCATCCCCGCTGACCGACGGCGCGACCGCCGCGATCCTCGCCAGCGGCACCGCCGTCAAGGAGCTGGGCCTGACCGCCAAGATGCGCATGGTCAGCTTCGGCTTCGCCGGCGTCGAGCCCGAGGTGATGGGCATCGGCCCGATCCCCTCGACCGAGCGCGCACTGAAGAACGCGGGGCTGAAGATCGACGACATCGGCCTGTTCGAGCTGAACGAGGCGTTCGCCGTGCAGGTGCTGAGCTTCCTCGACCACTTCGGCATCGCCGACGACGACCCCCGCGTGAACCCGTGGGGCGGTGCGATCGCGATCGGCCACCCGCTCGCCGCGTCGGGCGTTCGCCTCATGACGCAGCTCGCCCGCCAGTTCCAGCAGCACCCCGAGGTGCGCTACGGCCTCACCGCGATGTGCGTGGGCCTCGGGCAGGGCGGTTCGGTCATCTGGGAGAACCCGCACCACAAGCACTACGGAAAGGGCCGTTGA